A window of the Tunturibacter empetritectus genome harbors these coding sequences:
- a CDS encoding site-2 protease family protein encodes MRGWSFPIGRFLGVDVRIHTFFLLILGLSISYASMTGSTGSRGFALWLLLLLAVVIREVARAIGAAWFGLDLRSILLLPVGGLMSYASTEATEKASTPEMQKRMAVIGPTANIGFGVLLAAMTLTIAPEVSILERPWMSPMHLLRAAVWMNILLGVVNLLPASPLDGGRVFRGEFAKTKGVMKSTRAAAGLGQFISIALIVAGLLVPNMWLVMIGAFLMIGAHMEDQGLLLQTDVDAVRMRDVMLTQFSMLSASDTLEDALQRSVHTLQDVFPVVRGSNLVGAVSRQSIVDALQSDGNGYVQGVMTRSFQTAQPDDSLVKTLRRIMAGQGAQMVPVLEGDRIVGIITPQNLALSMGMLNQRRKLRQPE; translated from the coding sequence ATGCGTGGGTGGTCTTTTCCGATCGGCAGATTTCTCGGCGTGGATGTCCGCATTCACACCTTCTTCCTCCTTATCCTCGGGTTGTCAATCAGCTACGCGTCCATGACGGGTTCCACTGGGAGCAGAGGATTTGCTCTCTGGCTTCTTCTGCTGCTCGCCGTGGTGATTCGCGAGGTAGCCCGCGCCATCGGGGCAGCCTGGTTCGGGCTAGACCTCCGCAGCATCCTTCTGCTTCCCGTCGGTGGCTTGATGAGCTACGCCAGCACCGAAGCAACCGAGAAAGCCTCCACCCCCGAGATGCAAAAGCGCATGGCCGTCATCGGACCAACAGCGAACATCGGATTCGGAGTGCTGCTGGCCGCGATGACGCTCACGATCGCGCCTGAAGTCAGCATCCTCGAGCGGCCCTGGATGTCGCCCATGCACCTGCTGAGGGCCGCAGTCTGGATGAACATCCTGCTCGGCGTCGTCAATCTGCTGCCAGCCTCGCCGCTCGACGGAGGACGCGTCTTTCGTGGCGAGTTCGCCAAGACCAAAGGCGTCATGAAGAGCACACGAGCCGCGGCAGGTCTGGGCCAGTTCATCTCCATCGCACTCATCGTCGCCGGCCTCCTCGTCCCAAACATGTGGCTGGTCATGATCGGCGCCTTCCTCATGATCGGCGCGCACATGGAAGATCAGGGGCTGTTGCTGCAAACCGATGTCGACGCGGTGCGTATGCGTGACGTCATGCTCACGCAGTTCAGCATGCTCTCGGCCTCGGATACCCTCGAAGACGCGCTCCAACGCTCCGTCCACACCCTGCAGGACGTCTTTCCCGTGGTGCGCGGATCGAATCTCGTTGGCGCGGTCTCACGTCAGAGCATCGTCGACGCCCTGCAAAGCGACGGCAACGGCTACGTGCAGGGCGTGATGACACGCTCCTTCCAGACCGCACAGCCCGACGATTCCCTCGTCAAAACGCTGCGCCGCATCATGGCCGGTCAGGGCGCGCAGATGGTTCCTGTCCTCGAAGGCGACCGCATCGTCGGCATCATCACGCCGCAGAATCTCGCCCTCTCCATGGGGATGCTGAACCAGC
- the rsmD gene encoding 16S rRNA (guanine(966)-N(2))-methyltransferase RsmD, with protein MRVIAGTYRSRQLAAPRGLETRPTSDRLRETLFNILAPRLEGCRFVDLYAGTGAVGIEAISRGAEHVWFAENAEPALASLRQNLAALKIGRGFTLEDRGVGAILQRLGKLTQPVDIVYLDPPYEAEDEYSGTLNFFGSVRGRAILGADAVVVAEHGSKSKLASRYGVLEHTRLLKQGDAALSFFAAAAAEQTLRPDDGQ; from the coding sequence ATGCGCGTCATTGCAGGTACTTACCGCTCTCGCCAGCTCGCAGCTCCACGTGGTCTCGAGACTCGTCCGACCAGTGACCGTCTACGAGAGACGCTATTCAACATCCTCGCGCCACGACTTGAGGGTTGTCGTTTTGTCGATCTTTATGCGGGAACCGGGGCGGTGGGGATTGAAGCGATAAGCCGTGGCGCGGAGCACGTCTGGTTTGCGGAGAATGCTGAGCCGGCGCTGGCTTCGCTGCGACAGAATCTTGCCGCGCTGAAGATTGGTCGCGGATTTACGCTGGAGGATCGCGGTGTGGGAGCGATTCTGCAGCGGCTTGGCAAGCTCACGCAGCCGGTGGATATCGTCTATCTTGATCCACCCTACGAAGCTGAAGACGAGTACTCGGGCACGCTCAATTTTTTCGGGAGTGTACGTGGTCGCGCGATTCTAGGTGCGGATGCAGTGGTGGTTGCCGAACATGGGAGCAAATCGAAGCTTGCTTCACGCTATGGCGTGCTCGAACACACTCGTTTGTTGAAGCAGGGCGATGCCGCGCTCAGTTTTTTTGCCGCTGCGGCGGCTGAGCAAACCCTCCGCCCTGATGATGGCCAGTGA